One genomic segment of Amycolatopsis sp. Hca4 includes these proteins:
- a CDS encoding alpha/beta fold hydrolase: MNLAYDDLGTGRPVLLVHGHPFDRSMWRPQARHLTERGHRVVVPDLRGYGESPAQGAKTGLDVFAADLVALADHLGLDRFVLGGLSMGGQIAMQLVADHPGRVEALVLADTFAGLDTPEAKQARIDTAARITEEGMERYAEELLPKMISKQTRATRPDVEAHVRTMMRNAPKEGAAAALRGRAERPDYTPALSGIDVPTLVVVGSEDEFTPVGEAELIHREIRTSTLVVIDGAGHLPNLERETEFDEALSTFLTNSGATR; this comes from the coding sequence ATGAACCTCGCCTACGACGACCTCGGGACCGGCCGTCCGGTCCTGCTGGTCCACGGCCACCCCTTCGACCGCTCCATGTGGCGGCCCCAGGCCAGGCACCTCACCGAGCGCGGCCACCGCGTCGTCGTCCCCGACCTCCGCGGCTACGGCGAGTCCCCCGCCCAGGGCGCGAAGACCGGCCTCGACGTCTTCGCCGCCGACCTCGTCGCCCTGGCCGACCACCTGGGCCTGGACCGGTTCGTCCTCGGCGGCCTCTCCATGGGCGGCCAGATCGCCATGCAGCTGGTGGCGGACCACCCCGGCCGCGTCGAAGCCCTCGTCCTCGCCGACACGTTCGCCGGCCTCGACACCCCGGAGGCCAAGCAGGCGCGCATCGACACCGCCGCGAGGATCACCGAGGAGGGCATGGAGCGCTACGCGGAGGAGCTCCTCCCCAAGATGATCTCGAAGCAGACCCGCGCGACCAGGCCGGACGTCGAGGCGCACGTCCGCACGATGATGCGCAACGCGCCGAAGGAGGGCGCCGCGGCCGCGCTGCGGGGACGCGCCGAGCGCCCCGACTACACGCCGGCGCTGAGCGGGATCGATGTTCCCACCCTGGTCGTGGTGGGCAGTGAGGACGAGTTCACCCCGGTCGGCGAGGCCGAGCTCATCCACCGGGAAATCCGGACATCCACCCTGGTGGTGATCGACGGCGCGGGTCACCTGCCTAACCTGGAGCGCGAGACCGAGTTCGACGAGGCACTCAGCACCTTCCTCACCAACAGCGGAGCCACCAGATGA
- a CDS encoding transposase, translating to MVGKKIGGRTYYYLAESARVDGKPRVVTQRYLGTADEIARAVPGGEPESASHRPYGAVAAVWATLSRLDFVARVDDVVRAKPPLGTTLAVAVLHRATAPETPIGAWWETSAAADLVRSRLSTVDGLWRALERLTPERIAGIEEAVSAAVLEQLDDHAALAVDVPQFAAFAPADCTLPSACQGVLAGAGLRVTRDGAIPLASRLYRRDDGTAPTFASVMAGLGPATLVFHAGQAAQLDLGSRSGFVGSLPLTDHPELLTQPASARKRVDPERFAGLTALDTHAVVDGVRRRVILTHSATLHAAQSRAFADELATATRELDGLAEALAAGTHRGDRAQVHAEIGRVTRGRRIERVLTATLSGNRPGEIRVERRIDAPALARLDEDFFGKQVLVTDRDWPVAEVVTAYRARTHLESTFRWLTGPAVTGPTPRWEWTRQRIAAHGLVSVLAATVTHLMRREADRAGMNLSVRELLDQLAGIGELVLRYPSTGGRPRAKRLLTGADAGRQALFSLFQPSR from the coding sequence GTGGTCGGCAAGAAGATCGGCGGACGGACGTACTACTACCTCGCGGAGTCCGCCCGGGTGGACGGCAAGCCGCGGGTGGTCACCCAGCGTTACCTCGGCACGGCCGACGAGATCGCCCGCGCCGTCCCCGGCGGCGAGCCCGAGTCGGCCTCGCACCGGCCGTACGGCGCCGTCGCCGCGGTGTGGGCCACGCTGTCCCGGCTGGACTTCGTCGCCCGCGTCGACGACGTCGTGCGCGCGAAGCCGCCGCTGGGGACGACCCTCGCCGTCGCGGTGCTGCACCGGGCGACCGCGCCGGAGACACCGATCGGGGCGTGGTGGGAGACGAGCGCGGCCGCGGACCTCGTCCGGTCCCGGTTGTCCACAGTGGATGGTCTGTGGCGGGCGCTGGAACGCCTTACGCCGGAACGCATCGCGGGCATCGAGGAGGCCGTCTCCGCCGCCGTGCTGGAGCAGCTCGACGACCACGCGGCGCTGGCCGTCGACGTCCCGCAGTTCGCCGCGTTCGCCCCGGCGGACTGCACGCTGCCGTCGGCCTGCCAGGGCGTGCTCGCCGGCGCGGGCCTGCGGGTGACCCGGGACGGCGCGATCCCGCTGGCGTCCCGGCTGTACCGGCGGGACGACGGCACGGCCCCGACGTTCGCCTCGGTCATGGCCGGGCTCGGGCCCGCGACCCTCGTCTTCCACGCCGGCCAGGCGGCCCAGCTGGACCTGGGCTCACGCAGCGGGTTCGTCGGGTCCCTGCCGCTGACCGATCACCCGGAGCTGCTGACCCAGCCCGCGTCCGCCCGCAAGCGCGTCGACCCGGAACGGTTCGCCGGGCTGACCGCGCTGGACACGCACGCGGTCGTCGACGGCGTCCGGCGGCGGGTGATCCTGACCCACTCGGCGACGCTGCACGCGGCGCAGTCCCGCGCGTTCGCCGACGAGCTGGCCACCGCGACCCGGGAGCTCGACGGCCTCGCGGAAGCCCTCGCGGCCGGCACCCACCGCGGCGACCGGGCCCAGGTGCACGCCGAAATCGGCCGGGTGACGCGCGGCCGCCGCATCGAGCGCGTGCTCACCGCCACCCTGAGCGGCAACCGGCCCGGCGAGATCCGGGTGGAACGGCGGATCGACGCCCCGGCACTGGCCCGGCTGGACGAGGATTTCTTCGGCAAGCAGGTGCTGGTCACCGACCGGGACTGGCCGGTGGCCGAGGTGGTGACCGCCTACCGCGCCCGCACCCACCTCGAATCGACGTTCCGCTGGCTGACCGGCCCCGCCGTCACCGGGCCGACCCCGCGCTGGGAGTGGACGCGGCAGCGGATCGCGGCCCACGGCCTGGTCTCGGTCCTGGCCGCGACGGTCACCCACCTGATGCGGCGCGAGGCGGACCGGGCCGGGATGAACCTGTCGGTGCGCGAGCTGCTCGACCAGCTCGCGGGCATCGGCGAGCTGGTGCTGCGGTACCCCTCGACCGGCGGGCGGCCGCGGGCGAAGCGCCTGCTGACCGGGGCGGACGCCGGCCGGCAGGCGCTGTTCTCCCTGTTTCAGCCCTCGCGGTAG
- a CDS encoding SDR family oxidoreductase, giving the protein MTQQTVFVTGASAGFGDAIARRFAAEGARVIAVARSADKLEKLAGELGDAVLPVTLDVSDPEAVKTAVEGLPQDWREVDVLVNNAGLAKGLEPAHKADLGDWDEMIATNVRGLAHVTRALLPGMVERGRGHVINIGSIAGTYPYPGGNVYGATKAFVHQFSLNLRSDLHGTGVRVTNIEPGMVGGTDFSKVRFDGDQAKADKVYEGTTPLTADDVAESVLWAANQPKHVNINVIELMPVVQSFSALQIYREG; this is encoded by the coding sequence ATGACCCAGCAGACCGTGTTCGTGACCGGCGCGAGCGCCGGCTTCGGTGACGCCATCGCGCGCCGGTTCGCCGCCGAAGGCGCCCGCGTCATCGCCGTCGCCCGCAGCGCCGACAAGCTCGAGAAGCTGGCCGGTGAGCTCGGCGACGCCGTTCTGCCCGTGACCCTCGACGTCAGCGACCCCGAAGCGGTCAAGACCGCCGTCGAAGGCCTCCCGCAGGACTGGCGCGAGGTGGACGTCCTGGTCAACAACGCCGGCCTGGCCAAGGGCCTCGAGCCCGCGCACAAGGCCGACCTCGGCGACTGGGACGAGATGATCGCGACCAACGTCCGCGGCCTCGCGCACGTCACCCGCGCGCTGCTGCCGGGCATGGTCGAGCGCGGGCGCGGCCACGTGATCAACATCGGCTCGATCGCCGGCACCTACCCCTACCCCGGCGGCAACGTCTACGGCGCGACCAAGGCGTTCGTCCACCAGTTCAGCCTCAACCTGCGCAGCGACCTGCACGGCACCGGCGTGCGCGTGACCAACATCGAGCCGGGCATGGTCGGCGGCACGGACTTCTCGAAGGTCCGCTTCGACGGCGACCAGGCCAAGGCCGACAAGGTCTACGAGGGCACCACCCCGCTGACCGCCGACGACGTCGCCGAGTCCGTCCTGTGGGCCGCGAACCAGCCGAAGCACGTGAACATCAACGTCATCGAGCTGATGCCGGTGGTGCAGAGCTTCTCGGCGCTGCAGATCTACCGCGAGGGCTGA